A genomic window from Providencia alcalifaciens includes:
- the lolC gene encoding lipoprotein-releasing ABC transporter permease subunit LolC, with amino-acid sequence MHQSVSLFIGLRYMRGRAVDKFGRFVSSLSAIGITLGVAALITVTSVMNGFERSLQDSILAYMPQAILTSNTGNIDPNQHPITDLKNLKGVKKIEPIVQSEVVLQSRNNVGVGMMGGIRSDESSLLLDKLISGDRRDLIDGQYNVFLGNRLAETLGVKRGDQVRLIIPGVSQLTPMGRIPSQRLFTVAGIFQTNGEADTSELIVAQPDAARMLRYPTGNITGWRLYLDEPLQVDVASKQTLPEGLVWTDWRERKGEFFQAVRMEKNMMGLLLSLIIAVAAFNIITSLSLLVMEKQGEVAILKTLGLKRSKILTIFMIQGAGAGIIGTLIGTVLGTLLSSQLNVIMPLIGLLPRGVALPIVLDYPGILIIALCAMLISLLATLYPSWRAAAVQPAEALRYE; translated from the coding sequence ATGCATCAATCTGTCTCACTCTTTATAGGTCTGCGCTATATGCGTGGGCGCGCGGTCGATAAATTTGGACGTTTTGTGTCCAGCTTGTCGGCGATAGGCATAACCCTTGGTGTTGCGGCATTAATTACCGTGACGTCTGTGATGAACGGTTTTGAACGTTCGTTACAAGATAGCATACTTGCCTATATGCCACAGGCCATATTGACCTCAAATACCGGAAATATCGATCCCAATCAACATCCCATCACGGACTTAAAAAACCTCAAAGGTGTTAAGAAAATCGAGCCGATTGTTCAGTCGGAAGTGGTTTTACAAAGCCGAAATAATGTGGGGGTGGGCATGATGGGGGGAATTCGTTCTGATGAATCCTCCTTATTACTCGATAAGCTGATAAGCGGGGATCGCCGTGATTTAATCGATGGGCAATACAACGTTTTTCTTGGCAATCGGCTGGCGGAAACCCTCGGCGTAAAACGCGGCGACCAAGTGCGCTTAATTATTCCAGGTGTGAGCCAATTAACCCCAATGGGGCGTATACCCAGCCAGCGTTTATTTACGGTTGCGGGTATTTTTCAAACCAATGGCGAAGCGGATACGAGTGAATTGATTGTTGCTCAGCCTGATGCCGCGAGAATGCTACGTTACCCAACTGGAAATATTACTGGCTGGCGTTTATATCTGGACGAACCTCTGCAAGTGGATGTGGCGAGTAAACAGACACTGCCGGAAGGGTTAGTGTGGACTGATTGGCGTGAGCGTAAAGGCGAATTTTTCCAAGCAGTGAGAATGGAAAAAAATATGATGGGGCTGCTGCTGAGCCTGATTATCGCAGTGGCGGCATTTAACATCATTACGTCGCTATCTTTATTAGTCATGGAAAAACAAGGCGAAGTGGCAATTTTGAAAACCTTAGGGCTCAAACGTAGCAAAATCCTGACTATCTTTATGATTCAAGGGGCGGGTGCTGGCATTATCGGGACATTAATTGGTACCGTGCTGGGTACGCTGCTATCAAGCCAACTGAACGTAATTATGCCGTTAATTGGCTTATTACCGCGGGGAGTGGCACTCCCGATTGTACTCGACTATCCGGGTATTTTAATTATTGCGCTGTGCGCGATGCTGATTTCTTTGCTGGCGACGCTTTATCCTTCTTGGCGTGCGGCAGCGGTACAACCTGCTGAGGCTTTACGATATGAATAA
- the lolD gene encoding lipoprotein-releasing ABC transporter ATP-binding protein LolD: MNNQPLLVCEHLSKIYQEGALSTEVLKNVSFTMNEGETMAIVGSSGSGKSTLLHLLGGLDTPSQGNVIFRGQQINQLSSDARAAIRNKDLGFIYQFHHLLPDFTALENVAMPLLIGDVAKAVAFAKATEMLKAVGLEHRANHRPSELSGGERQRVAIARALVNDPALVLADEPTGNLDLRNADAIFELLGELNRKQKTAFLVVTHDMKLASRLSRRLEMRDGHLQQEITLGAM; the protein is encoded by the coding sequence ATGAATAATCAACCACTTCTGGTCTGTGAACATTTAAGCAAGATTTATCAAGAAGGCGCACTCTCCACAGAAGTGTTAAAGAATGTCAGCTTCACGATGAATGAAGGCGAAACCATGGCTATCGTGGGTAGCTCAGGTTCCGGTAAAAGTACCTTATTACACCTACTTGGCGGGCTAGATACACCATCCCAAGGGAATGTCATTTTCCGTGGGCAGCAAATTAACCAGCTTTCTTCTGACGCTCGTGCGGCTATTCGTAATAAAGACCTCGGTTTTATTTATCAATTCCACCATTTATTGCCTGATTTTACAGCATTAGAAAATGTGGCGATGCCACTGTTAATTGGCGATGTGGCGAAAGCAGTGGCGTTTGCTAAAGCCACCGAAATGTTAAAAGCGGTAGGGTTAGAGCACCGAGCCAATCATCGTCCATCTGAATTATCCGGTGGTGAGCGTCAACGTGTTGCGATTGCTCGTGCGTTGGTGAATGACCCCGCGTTAGTACTGGCGGATGAACCAACAGGTAACCTCGATTTGCGCAATGCGGATGCCATTTTTGAATTATTGGGTGAGTTAAACCGTAAGCAAAAAACCGCATTTTTAGTGGTCACCCATGATATGAAACTGGCGAGTCGTTTATCCCGCCGTTTAGAAATGCGTGATGGTCATCTGCAACAGGAAATTACGTTGGGGGCAATGTAA